GCAGTATGTCAAGACACAGGGGTACCAACATTCTTCATAAGGCTTGGTGATGACTTTCCTATTAGAAGTAAATTAACAAAGATACTAACTGAAGCCGTCAGGGAAGTTACCAAGGAGTTACCGCTTAGATCCAATACCGTTGACCCAATAAGTGAAAGGAACAGTGGTGATAATACTGGCTTAGGTGTGCCGGTTTTCGATATTGAGCTCTTTGACGGTAATTACCTTGAAATGATATATACACCTAAGGGTGGTGGTACTGAATTACCCAGCAAAGCCTTCGTAATACCACCTGGTAATGCCTGGGAGAAGTTACCTAAACTTGTCCTTGATGCTGTTGTTGACGCTGGCCCCATGCCTTGTCCACCAGTTATAGTTGGGGTTGGGGTTGGTCCATCAGTGGATGTTGCGGCTAAGTTAGCTAAGAAGGCTGCGGTTTTGAGACCAGTTGGTTCAAGGAATAGTAACCCAGAGTTAGCTAAGCTTGAGGATGCATTATTAAGAGCCGTGAATAAACTGGGTATTGGCGCCCACGGTACAGGTGGCGTGGTTACAGCACTAGATGTTCACATTGAGTACGCCTATAGGCATCCAGCAACCTTCGCAATTGGCATAGTCTTCTCATG
This genomic interval from Caldivirga sp. contains the following:
- a CDS encoding fumarate hydratase → MQSRLEDSVKEAAKTIVRLASVSPAFDVKNAIMGSLNVEVHEPSKVQLNAILENIKLAEKYNAAVCQDTGVPTFFIRLGDDFPIRSKLTKILTEAVREVTKELPLRSNTVDPISERNSGDNTGLGVPVFDIELFDGNYLEMIYTPKGGGTELPSKAFVIPPGNAWEKLPKLVLDAVVDAGPMPCPPVIVGVGVGPSVDVAAKLAKKAAVLRPVGSRNSNPELAKLEDALLRAVNKLGIGAHGTGGVVTALDVHIEYAYRHPATFAIGIVFSCWATRRARAIVYPDGKYEVKPQ